Sequence from the Nitrincola iocasae genome:
AGCCAAACCCGGTCCCATCAGCCCTCTATATATTGGGTGCCAGCATAAAGTTTAAAAAACAACATTTTCGGGCGGTATATACCATTACCAAGCAGTTGTTTTTTTAAGCTGGCACAGGGCTTTGAGCGGGGTGGTGGTATCGCTTTGGAGTGACCGTCTGCCGCCAGGACGGCGGCAGTGGAGCGGTCATGGACGACGAAAAGCGTGTCACTCTAAAGTGATACTAGTACCCCAGTGTGGCACCCTTAATGAGGTAACTAGTGTTTTGTTTTCCAGAACCAATGCGTTACTGCAAAAGCTGGTGGGTGACGCCGATGCTTTATGAGGTTTTTTCCAGATCTCTTGGATCTGGAACACCTCGGCGGGATTTCAGATTCATGCGGTAGAGATCCAGCAGGGCGCTGGAGGTGAGTACCAGCAGAATCAGGCCACCACCGAGGAAGGCCATGGTCGTTGGCAGTTCACCGACCCACCACCACACCAACAGAGTGCCGAGCAGGGTTTCCAGAATCAGCATCAGGCTGACTTCGGCCCCGGTAATGTAGCGCGGACCGCTTTGAATCAGGTAGTAGGCGGCGGGTAGAAAGATCAGCCCGAGCAGCAGAATGCGTTTCATGTCGTCCCAGGGGGGCATGGCCACGCCGCCCATGAGGATGGCGGGAATTAACATGGCAATACCGGCAAAAGGCAGGAGTACGGTGGTATCTATACCTTTTTGTGCGCTGGCAACGGTGGTGTTGATCGCCATGGAGATGGGCAGGATGGCGGCGATCAACAGGCCCATGGGGTTACCGGCTTCCATTTCGCCCGATAGCATCATGATGGCACCGGCAATGCACAAGAGGATAACGATCCAGGTTTGCAGCCGCAGTTTCTGGTGGAAGAAGAATAATCCCAGCAGTCCGGCAATCAGTGGCGCCATGTTCTGGATGACCAGCACGTTCCCGGCGGCAGTGAGCCGGTTGGCGCCGACAAACACCCAGGAACTGGTGGCTATGGCAAGGGGGCAGATCCACAGCGCACTGCCACAGCGTGTAATTGCGGCGGGTAGCTGGGTTTTATAGCGCCAGAAGGCCAGCAGGGTCAGTACACAGATCATTAGCAACGCACGCCAGAACACGAACACGGGTATGTCTACCTGAGTGTCTTTAACAATCAAGGCATCCGGAGAGAGCATGACAACCCCGGCTCCGGTGATCAGATAACCTTTAAGCCGCAGTGGTAAGCGGTTGAACATGGTGTTAAATCCCATTGTTATTTTTGTAGGAGCCCGGTCTGTGGGAGCTCGGTTGTAGGAGCTCGGTCTGTGGGAGCTCGGTCCCCGAGCGAAAAAAACATCGCCCGCAGAGCGGGCTCCTACAAGTGAGCTCCTACAAAAATTGTGTTGAAAGTCGGGCTTCGAGTTCTATGTTGAAGGCTTCAGCCGCCTGCATGTGTTCCAGCATCAGTTGGCGGACCTGCTGGGTATCACGCTGGTGGAATGCCTTCACCAGTGCATGGTGGTACTGGAGGTTGGATTTTGAAAACTCGATCTGCTCCGGCAGTTGTACTTTCTTGTATATCACAAGATCCTTGAGCAGATCATTCAGAAAACGACCCATAAAGCCTAAAATCGGATTACCGCAACGATCGGCCAGCAGGATGTGGAAGTCCAGTTCGGACATACGTTGGTCCAGGCGTTGCTGGATATCTGTGGGTGCTGTGGCACAAAGGTCGGTGAGGCGTTGCAGTTCTTCCAGGTCGGTATCGGAGAGTTTATCGGTTGCCAGGACGGCAATTTCTGGTTCTATCAGTTTGCGCAGACCGTAGATATCCGGACCACTAGTGTGCTGGAAGTGCAGGAAGTTACGCAGCATTTGCGAGGCATGCCCATAGGGGACTTCGGCCAGTATGGCACCACCGTTAGGGCCGGTACGTACGGTGATCAGCCCCTGAACTTCGAGTGATTTCAACGCTTCCCGCACGGTTCCCTTGGAGCACTCGAACAGTTCAGTGAGGGCCTTTTCATTCGGCAGGCGGTCGCCCGGCTGGATGTCTTGGGTGACCACCCAGCGTTTGACCGCCTCGACGATTTGATCAGCGCGCTTCATGCGCTTTGGAAACTCAGCGGCTGTCAGTGCCTTGCTCATCAACATCTCTTCTGTCAGTGATAGCTTATCCTGATTTGGTGAGGCTGGCAGCAGTGGCACGATGTTCCTGTGTGTAGTTGAACAACAGCAGCAGGATGACAAGTACGGCGCTGATTGCCTGGACCATTATAATCGGGAAGAAAAGCGCAATGGTACAACTTATCAGGATCAGGCGCATCCAGTGTTTTATCCAGGTGAACAGGAAGCCTTCGATAGCCGCGGCAAAGGCAACCAAGGCGATGATGATCACAGCACCTTTCCAGATCAGCATCGGCCAGGTACCTCCCATGATGATTTCCGGATTAAATACCATGTACAGTGGTATCAGATACAGGCCTTTGGCAAATTTCCACGACTGTACACTGGTTTCCATGGTCTTGCTTCCAGCTATAGCGGCGGCGGCAAATGCCGCCAGTGCCACCGGCGGGGTAACATTGGAGTCTTGGGAGTACCAGAACACCAGCAGATGTGCGACCAGTAATGGAATACCAAACTCATTGGTCAGCGCCGGGCCTACCAATACAATCAGGACAATGTAGCTGGCTGTGACCGGAAGACCCAGACCCAGAATCAAACTGGCGATGATGACTAACAACAGTGCCAGCAGAATATTGCCGCCCGAGAACGCGATCATCATGGAGGAGAACTTGAGCCCCAAACCGGTCAGTCCCACGACTGCAACAACGATCCCGGCCACGGCACAGGCGACACTGACGGCAACGGCGTTGCGAGCCCCCAGTTCAAGGCCCAGCAGCATTTTGTGGCCACCGGATTTGGCCGTTTGCAACAGTTCCTGAGACAGGTTGTTGTTCTGCTGGCCGCGTTTAAAGGCGAGGTATAAGCCATTAATACCCGCAATCACAATGATACCCATCACCGCATAGAAGCCTACGCGCATGGGTGAAATGCCGGTCACCAGCAGGTACACCAGCATGATCAGGGGAAGCAGAAAGAACCAGCCGCGATTCATCACTTCGCGCAGCACCGGCAATTCACTTTTTGCCATACCGTGCATACCCTGTTTGATGGCAATAATATGCACAAACAGATAGACAGTGGAAAAGTAGAGTAGCGCTGGGAATACGCTGACTTTGACGATATCAACGTAAGGGACGCGGGTGTATTCCGCGATCAGGAAGGCTCCGGCCCCCATCAGTGGTGGCATAATCTGACCACCGGTACTGGCAGCGGCCTCGATGCCCCCGGCCTGCGCAGGCTTGTAGCCCAGTCGCTTCATCAGTGGGATAGTGAAGGCCCCGGTAGTGACTACGTTGGCAATTGAGCTGCCGGAGATGGAGCCCATGCTGGCTGATGCCAGTACCGCAGCTTTCGCCGGTCCGCCGCGCTGACGGCCTGTACCGGCAAAGGCCAGATCAATAAAGAACTTACCGGCACCGGTGACTTCCAGAAACGCACCAAATAGCACAAAAATAAATACAAATGTGGCGGCAACCCCAAGTGGGAGGCCGAAGATGCCTTCCTGTCCCAGATACAGCTGACCAGCAATACGGTCCAATGTGTAACCGCGGTGGTTAAGGATGCCGGGCAGCCACTCACCTAACCAGGGCAGATCGCCACGTGCGCCAGACAGGGCATAGAGAATGGCGACAATACCTATTATTGTCAGGCCAAAGCCTACTGCACGGCGGCTAGCTTCCAGCACAACTACGGTGGTTATACAGGCGACGACTATATCCGTTTGGGTCCAGAAACCAGCTCGGTTGATAATTTCATCCAGATAAAAGACCAGATAAAAACCTGAGTAAGCCGCAGCAGCAAAGAAGGCGATATCGATCAGCCAGAGGAAAGGGCCGCGATGGCTTTTACTCAGAGGAGGAAAAATCAAAAAGGTCAGCATCAGTACCAGCGCAAGGTGAATACCGCGCTGGTAGAAAAGCCCGAGTGGCTGTATGCCCGAGCTATACAGCTGAAACAAGGAAAGGCCAATCGCAATGAAAGTGATCAGCCAAAGTACCGGACGCGGCCCGGAATCTTTGGGGAAACTGATGGTATCCAGTGAAGGTACCGCGCTTTTGCTATCCGTCATGCATGTCACTCCGGCCGGATGTCTGGCTGTTATTGTTATAAATTGTTAATTGTCGGGTTGTGTATCTGTGATCAGGCGGATCTGCAGGCGTTGTCCTGCGGCCATCTGGCTCAGATTTAAGCGCTGATCGGCACTGACCAGTGTATGGCCTACAGTTTTCGCTCCGGCACGCAACCAGAAACGATTCTCAGCAACCGGTTCATTTATGTCTTTAATCAGGTAGCCACCTTCTGGGTGACTGGTCATCGTGCCGCGACCTTCAAAGTGTCCCAACCCTGCCGCAAAGTCTGGCTGCCAGGAGTGGTCTAACAACATTTGTTGGTTTTCAGTGCGATAGCAGTCCTGAACGGCGATTCCTGTTACTGAATGCTTCCAGTGCATACACCAGTTGCCTTGCTGTATTGGGAAGCGAGCCAGTAGCTGTTGCTCACTATTGCTGATCTCCAGTGCATAGTCAGTGGGTTGTTCTGCTGCTGCCGGAATAACCAGCAGCAGCGCCAGGGAAAGCAGGATTAACTGACCCTGAGACATGACTTACCCTTACTCGCGCAGACGATCAGGGATTTCAGCACCAATTTCTTCATAGTAGCGCAGTGCACCTGGGTGCATAGGAATCGGCGTAGAGCCCATGCTGAACTCGACAGTCGTGTCGTTAGCCGCTGGGTGAATCGCACGCAGTTCGTCTACTTTTTCAAATAACACCTTGGTGATCTGGTAGGCGAGCTCTTCCGGCATGGCGGCATTGACCGTCAGTACGTTAGGAATACCAACTGTGTTGGCTGGTGCATCCATACCTTCGTACAGGTTAGCAGCCAACTGATAAGGTGCGAACACGGCTTCCGCGCCCATGGCATTCTTAACTTCTTCTTCAGTCAGAGAAAGTAGCTGAATATCACGGCTATTAGCCAGACTGAGGATAGAGCTGGTCGGTGGGCCAACACTCCAGAAACCGGCATCAATGTCGTTATCGCGCAGCGCATCGGCAGTTTCGTTGAAGTTCAGACGTTGTACGGTAAAGTCATCATAGCTGACGCCATTGGATTCCAGTACAGCACGAGCGTTTACTTCGGTACCACTACCTGGCGCACCAACAGAAACGCGCTTGCCTTTCAGGTCTGCCAGCGAGTTGATGCCTGAACCCTGCAGCGTTACTATCTGAACGGCGTTAGGATATAACGATGCGATGGCGCGGACATCCTCAACCTGACGGCCTTCAAAGGCACCAGTACCGTGATAGGCTTGATAAACTGTGTCAGCCAGCGCAATAGCCAGATCAGAGTCTTCACGGTGGATCAGACCCATGTTTTCGACCGAGGCACCGGTGACTTCAGCGACGGCTGAGTGACCTTCGATGTGTTGACCGATCATCTCAGCCAGACCACCGCCAATAGGGTAATACACACCACCGGTACCACCGGTAGCAATAGAGAGGTTTTGTTGGGCTTGTACAGCAGGAACTGTCAGGGTTGCAGACAGTAGTAATGCTAGGCCAATGCGGCGCATAGTGCTTCTCCTTGATTATTTTTATAAAACTCACCCACATCATCACAATGTGATTTTGATGTTCACAGGTAGATAGAGTGTAGAGTGCGTTTTTGGAAATTGCCTAATCTTTATTATGTTTGTTTAGGTTTACAGCTCTGTGAAATGCAGGAAGCGTGCCAGGTAAGCCTGTATCTTCTAGATCAGGGCTTGAGAGGATAGTAACTACAATATCTGCGATTAAAAGACTGTTTATGAGCCAAATATTGCCTATGAATGCGTGTGCTTCGGCTTGATTATGCCTAAGTGTAGTGTGTATACCCTGTTATCAAATGCAGTCTTCCCAAGGCGAATTCAGCACAGAGTCATTGAACACGGCATAAATTTTGTCTTGTACCGAGTCGATATCGAATAATCGTTCAACCTGGTATTGACGGCAAACCTCATCGGCAATTTTGGTGGGTGCGGCAAACACTCCCAATCCGTGAGAGCCAAAAATTTTGATTAATGCACTGTCATCAATTTCTGCGCTAATGCGCATATGCACATTGCGTTTTGCCAACCAGGCAATCAGGCGTTCAAAATAGACGGCATTACGTGCATTGGCGAGCAGGGTTGTGCTTTGCAAGCTGTCAGGTAAGCCAGCTTCTCTAAGGTGACTTGCGAGCTGTGCTGACGCAAATAAACTTAAACCCGAACTCAGAACTTCCTTTATTTTGAACGCGGATATATCGTCTATTACTCTGGGTCGATCTGTAATCAGCAGATCGAAACGATGTGCTTTCAGTTCGCTAAGTTGCTGTTCGGTTTCTCCGGTTTTACAAATGAGGTGTACCGTCGGTGATTTTTCCAGTAACGGAGAGATGAGGTTGTAGGCGATCAACTTATGAATAGAGGAGGAGATGCCTACCCGTAACAAGTGGCGTTCCTGGAATTGATCTGTATTTACAAAAAGTGACAGTTCATCAGCAATGGAAAACATTGCGTCGGTATAATCAAATATTTGTTGCCCAAAAGGGGTCAGGTGCAGTTTGCGGCCTTCTCGCTTAAAGAGCAGATGGCCTAATTCAGATTCAAGCTGCGAAAGTTGGCCGCTGAGGGTTTGCGGCGTGAGCTGCAAGGTTTCGCTGGCCGCAACGATTGAGCCGTCCCTGGCGATGGTTCTGAAATAATGCAAATGTTTGTAATTGAGTTTTATGTTCATTGCTACAATTAAGCCACTACTCCTAAGCCACTGCCTGTAGATGTGTAGGTTCTGTTCTCACTACGCTCTCCGGCACTTTGAATACATGCATAGCTTTGTGCTCGAAGGGGTTGTAAGCTGAGCTGATGTATTCGTAGACCAAGGGCACGGGCTGGCCATTGCCCACTACCTTCAGAAAGCAGGCTTCTACCGGAAGGTCTGCCCTAAGAGGTTCTTCAATCCACACTTCTATCGACTGACTGATTAGACTGAACTCAGTTTTTACCACTCTAAAGCCCTCGTGTAATAACAGCTCATTGACGGGTTTGCTGGCATCTAAAGTCACTTGTCTGATTGTTTTCATGACACACCTCCAGTACGTATTGACAGTTAAATTTATAGCACTGGAGTTGAATCGATAAAACAGATTTATTGATAAATATTGATCGGTTTATTCGATGTTATTTGGATTGAATGTGTCCTTGTTCCGTAATTGCGGGTGGAGTTTTCACTTGTCACCTGGATGCTTTGATTCCAGCATGCTTTTAACCGCGAATACAGAGCTGAAAATGACCAGGGCAATAGCAAGACCAAAATACAGTGTTTCCAGCGTGCCTCCGATTTCTACCGCTTGCTCAAGGAACAAAATAACCAGAATCACCATCGAGACTTGAATCATGGTGACCTTAAGATCATGAAAGTCATTGATTTTTAAAGCAGTAAATAATCCTGAACCAATGCTGGCTGTTGTAGAGATAAACAACCTATATAGACCTAAGGCCATTATTTGAAAGGTAACTGCAATTAACAGTGTGTCCAGAACTTTGAGCAGATTGACCGCTAAACGTTTGCCGTTATCAGCACTTGAGGGTATTTTTACTATCCATTCCATCACAATGCTGTAGATCACATGGATACTGGTTATGTAGAGCAAAATAGACGATAAGGCGCAAACTAACACGATAACCAAAACCAGAAATCGACTTTTATTTAGCAGCTTTTCCATGCAAGGCTTCCTCGTCAGGGATTTTCATTTTTGATATTCATCAGCGTATCACGCTGAAGACCCAAGCGTAGCATTTTTTGATTCAGGGTACGGCGGGGGAGTTGCAGCTCATCCATAACCTTTTGAATATTACCCTGCTGACGAATAAGTGACTCACGAATCAGCTTGCGTTCATAGTCTTCGAGGTGAGCAGCAAGGCTCATAGGCGTATCTGAAGACTGTTGTTCTGTGGCCTGGTTTTCCAGTCCCAGCGCATAGCGTGTGGCCTTGTTACGTAGTTCGCGGACATTGCCTCGCCAGGGGTTGTGCAGCAGTGTCTGGGTGTAAGCTGCATCGGGGGCTTCTATTTCAAGATCATGCACTTCAGCGGCTTGATGGGTAAAGTGTTTGAACAGCATGAGGATATCTTCCTGACGTTCTCGCAGAGGAGGAATATGCAGTTCGGCTACGGCCAGCCGGTAGTAGAGATCTTCGCGGAATTGACCCTGTTCAGACAGTTGTAGCAGGTCGATTTTAGTGGCTGAGATGATAATCAGATCCAGGTCGATGAGTTGGTTGCTACCGATGCGTTCAATCTGCTGTTCCTGAATGGCTCGCAATAATTTGATTTGCACCGGTAGCGGCATGGATTCGATTTCATCCAGGAACAGGGTGCCACCACTGGCTAATTCCAGTTTGCCTTCGCGTGATTCCAGTGCGCCGGTAAACGCGCCTTTGCGGTGGCCGAATAGCTCTGACTCCACCAGTTCATGCGTCAGCGCGCCGCAGTTAATCGCGACAAAGGGTTTGTGTGCACGCGGGCTGCATTCATGCAGGGAAAGCGCCACCGCTTCCTTACCGGCCCCGGTTTCACCATGAATCAGAATATTGGCTTGTACCTTGCTGAGGCGTTGAACCTGTTGGCGCAGGGTGATCATCGCCTGACTGTTACCCAGTAAACGCTTATTGACCGGGTCATGCATGGCCGCACGCAGGCGGTTGTTTTCAAGCTGCAGGGAACGGGTAATCAGGGCTTTGCGGATAATGTCTTCAAGCCGTTCGGGATCAAAGGGCTTTTCCAGAAAATCCCAGACACCGTTACGCATCGCTTCAACTGCCATGGGAATATCGCCATGGCCGGTGATCAGAATAGTCGGGAGTCCAGGTACTTTAGCGTGTACCTGGGCCATGAGATCGGTGCCGCTGATACCTGGCATACGGATATCAGACACCAAAACGCCCGGAAAATCGGCATGGATGACGTCTTGCGCCGCTAGAGGGTTGTCGAGGGTGGTCACCTGAATATCAGACAATTCCAGCCATTGCCGAGTCGCTTCGAGTACGGCGGGATCATCATCTACCAGGAGTACTTGGTTACATTCAATATGCGTCATGCAGCGGTTGCCTTGTGTTCATAGAGTGGGAGCCAGACTTCAAAGCGTGCACCGCCTTTAGCATGACATTCAGCCCGGATGCTGCCGCCCAGGTCTTGCACTAGCCCGTAGCAGATAAACAGCCCAAGCCCCATGCCCTGGCCGACATTTTTGGTAGAGTAAAAGGGCTCGAACAGGTGCTTGATCTGTTCAGGCGCAAAACCGGGACCATTATCCTCTACCTGCAACTGCCAGCCACCATTGGTTTCACTCAGGTGAATGCTGACGTGCGGATCGGGGGTTGAGGATACTGCATCCAGAGCGTTACTGAGCAGATTAACCAGTACCTGTTCGATACGGGCATCATCGCCACGAATCAGAGCCTGAGGCGGGTAGTCGGCTTGAATAGAGACTTGTTGTTGGTTGATGCGATGTTCCAGCATTTCCAGCACAAAATCGATGCGTGCAGACCAGTCAACCGGTTGGGGTTGTGCTGGCGCCTGGCGCACAAACACTTTCAGTTGTGAAGTGATATCGCTCATGCGGCTGGTCAGTGTCATGATTTTATCCAGGGCAGTATCCACCTGTTCATAGAGGGCTCGCGTCAGTAGTTTGCGACCTGATGCCGCATAGGTACGTACGGCGGTGAGTGGTTGATTCAGCTCATGAGATAGCCCTGCGGCCATGATGCCCAATGCGGCGAGTTTTTCTGATTGTACTAATTCCCGTTGGATGCGCTGCAGTTCAGAGGTGCGTTTCTCCAGTTCGGCAGTGCGATCAATAACCTGATCTTCCAGGCTGTCATTCAGGGCACGCAGCCGCTGTTCGGCTTTGAGTGCAGCCTGTGCTCTTCGACTTCGTTCGCGCATCCACAGCACGCCAGTGATGCAAAGAATATACAGAATCAGTACCAGGCCCGCGGTCAGAAAGGCGAACTGATAAAGAGGGGATACGGGCACCAGGTAATGAATTGTCCAGCCGGGGCGGGAGAGTTCCAGGGTTTTATTTAAATAGCCAGCCGTTTTTCCGTCGGCCTCCGGCATGACCTGAAAATAGTTACTGCGTTTTATCCCCAGCGGCTTGAGTTCGATAGAATCAAATTGACGATTACGGCGGATATCATCCAACTGGTTGTCTGAAAGCGCATCAATATAGCGGTATTTCCACTGTGGTTGGCTGGAAAGGACGATAATGTTGTTGGTATCAGAGACAAAGACTTTCTCGGCCGCCAACTGCCAGTCTGCCTGCAACGGTTCCAGATCCACCTTGACTACGGCAACACCCTGATGCTCTCCACTTTGACTACTGGCACGCTCAGATAGAAAATAACCAGGTAGCCCAGTGGTGGTGCCGATGGCAAAAAATTCGCCATGACCTGAGCGAATGGCATCAGTGAAGTAAGGGCGGAAACGGTAATTATTGCCAATAAAACTTTCGGCTTCCTGGTAGTTACTCGATGCCAGTGTCTGCCCCTGTGCATCCATCAGGTAGATTTCATCGGCGAGTGAGGTGCTGCGGGTACGTGCCAGGAACGCGTTGATATTATCGGCCAGCGGCGAATCAGGCTTGTCTAAAAGCCGCTTTACATCAGGAGTTTGTGTAATCATCCAGGGCAGGTAGTCATACTTGTTGATCGCGCCTTCGAAGCTGCTGGCATAGAGGTTGAGGCGTTCATCCGCTTGTTGCAGTGCCTGCTCCCTGGCATGACTGAACCCCAGCCAGGCGGTCAGCACCAGTAAAAATGGCAGCAGCAGAAAACCCACCAGCCAAATGCGGCGCATCTCCCAAACGGATCTGTCTGATTTTTGCATATCCCGCCCTGAAATGTTTACAACCTGCCATAATACAGGTCGTTGATACAAAGATAAGTGAATCTTATCACAGCCGTAAACCCGAGCGCACACCCCCGATTTTACTGGCTTTGGGTGGTTTTTAGTCAGAATTAGAGGGCGCTGTGACAGGGACGTAAAATAGAATTACTTGATTTCTCCTATTTATTATAATAAATATAAGAAATGGCTTGGCCACATTACAATTATCGCGGAGGCGCAAACAATGATTTCGTTCCAGTGGGATGACCCGTTTTTTTTCGAGCAGCAGTTAACCGATGATGAGCGCCAGATTCAGGACGCCGCGCGCGCCTATTGTCAGGAGAAGCTACAGCCGCGTGTGCTGAGTGCGGCGCGTGAAGAGCGTTTTGATAAAGAAATAATGAATGAAATGGGCGAGATGGGACTGTTAGGCCCAACCGTTGCTGAAGTTTATGGTGGCGCGGGTGTGAACAGCGTGTCTTATGGTCTGATTGCGCGTGAGGTTGAGCGGGTGGATTCAGGCTATCGTTCAGCAATGAGTGTGCAGTCTTCACTAGTGATGCATCCAATCGAAGCCTACGGCAGTGAAGAGCAGAAGCAGAAATACCTGCCGAAACTGGCAACCGCTGAACTGATTGGCTGTTTTGGTCTGACTGAGCCGGATCATGGTTCCGATCCGGGTTCGATGATTACTCGTGCGCGTAAAGTCGATGGCGGTTATCTGCTCAGCGGCCAGAAAATGTGGATCACCAACAGTCCGATTGCCGATATCGCCGTGGTTTGGGCCAAATCGGATGCCCATGATGGCAAGATTAAAGGCTTTATCGTTGAGCGCGGCACTGAAGGGTTCAGCACGCC
This genomic interval carries:
- a CDS encoding acyl-CoA dehydrogenase; protein product: MISFQWDDPFFFEQQLTDDERQIQDAARAYCQEKLQPRVLSAAREERFDKEIMNEMGEMGLLGPTVAEVYGGAGVNSVSYGLIAREVERVDSGYRSAMSVQSSLVMHPIEAYGSEEQKQKYLPKLATAELIGCFGLTEPDHGSDPGSMITRARKVDGGYLLSGQKMWITNSPIADIAVVWAKSDAHDGKIKGFIVERGTEGFSTPKISGKLSLRASITGEIVLDNAFVPEENLLPGATGLSGPFGCLNKARFGIAWGVLGAAEFCWHAARQYTLDRKQFGRPLAATQLIQMKLTNMQTEITLGLQAVLQVGRLMDEGNWAPEMISMVKRNNCGKALDIARVARDMHGGNGVSDEYGVMRHMVNLESVNTYEGTHDVHGLILGRAQTGIQAFF